The region CCTCGGTGCCGTACTGTGCGACGGTGTGGATCGAGGCCGCGCCCTCCTCGACTGTAGCGATGGCGACCTCGGCGTTCTCGGTGGCCTCGACGGCCTCCTCGATCCGCTCGCGCTGGTCGGGCTGCCAACGCTTCTCGATCTCGACCTCCTCGCGCTCCTCGACGTTCAGGGTGTGGTGGTGGCCGACCTGGTCCTCGCGGGAGGCCCACTCGATGGGTCCCGAGACCCGGAGCCGGTTCGCGAACTTGTGAAACTCGCTCTCCTCCACGGAGAGGGTGACGGACATGGGTTCGCGCTCGCCGCCGGTGTCGCGCATCCGGTCGTCGGCGCGCTGGATCCGCCGGGTCGTCTCCCCGGAGACGAGGTCGCCGGGTTCGAGGACGTAGGAGAGATGCCAGAGGTCGTCGAGGCTCTCGGGGACGAGCGTCCAGCGCTCGCGCCCGCCCTCGACGCTCGTCCGGCCGTTGATGCGCATGGGGAAGCTCGGGGGCGGGGGGCTAAGTGCGCTGTCGTTCGCCGTTCGTCGGGTGAGATCGGACGGCCGTCGAGCGAGTCGAGTTGTCGACGAAGCAAACAGTTATGGTGCGAAAACCGGAACCACGAACGACACCGATGGAACGGAAGATCGACCCGAACGGGGGCCACGACGGGCGCTACGGTTTCGACGGGGGATCGTCGAGGAACGACTCCGAGGGACTCCTCACCGGCGAGTTGGGGCTGGATGCCGACGTCGTTGCCGCCATCTCGTACGTGCTCTGGTTCGTCTCCGGGATCGCGGTGTACGTCCTCGAGGACGACCGGACACTCCGGTTTCACGCCGCCCAGAGCATCGTCGTGTTCGGCGGTCTCTGGGTCCTGAACGTGTTCTTCGGGGTATTCGCCATCGTCGGTATCGGGTCGGTCGGGGCGGCGCTGAGCAGCCTCCTCTCGCTGCTCGGGGTCGGACTCTGGGTCTTCCTCGTCGCCACGGCTTACCGGGGCGAGACCCGCCGGATCCCGGTCGCGGCCGACCTCGCCGACCGACTCGCCGGGGAGGAAACACGACGCGGCTCGCGCGGAACGACGAACGACGACGCGCTGGCGGCACTCCGTGACCGGTACGCCCGCGGCGAGATCGGCGAGGAGGAGTTCGAATGCCGGCTCGAACGGCTGCTCGAAACCGAGCACGACGACCGAAACCGGCGGCGTGAGTCGCCGGAAACCGAACGGTCGTGGTGAGCAGGACGAACGGTCGGACCCTCAGTCCTCGACGACCCGGCTCCCGCCCGGTGGCAGGAACTCGGCGATCAGGTCGGGGCTCGCGACCTTCCTGACGAACGAGGTGTCCCGGAACCGTTCGCGGAACGTGCGGTAGAGGCGCTTCGCGGCGTCGTTCTGGGCGTACTGTCCGGGTTCGAGGGTGACCGAGGTCTCCGTTCGGGGTTCGATCGCCGACGGCGGACCACCGACCACGCGGGTCTCGGGTTCGCAGGTGATGCCGACCGCCGCGCCCACGGCCGTATCCCGGAAGTAGGTGCGGTCGCCGCGAACCGTGAACGCGCCCTTTTCGAGGTACTCGCCGCTCTCGGGGGTCTTCGAGACCTGGTCGGGGTCGGCCATGTAGACGTCGCCCGCGAAGCGCCCGTCCTTCCAGACCGACGAGTAGGAGACGGCGAACTTCGCGGCCTCGTCGAGCGTTCCCTGCGGGAGGTCGATCTCGCGGGTCGGTTCGCTCGGGCCGGTGGCCTTGAGGACCGTGACGGGGCCGCCACGGGCCTGGGTGTGCAAGAAGCGGTCGCCGCGGTCGAGGTACTTCTTGACCAGATCTTCGTTCTGGTCGGCGTTGCGGCCGCCGAGCACCAGAAAGCCGTCCGAGGTGTGGAACCACCGGAAGCGCTCGTACCACTGCTCGTTCGTTCTGATGGGTATCGAGCGCCGGTCGAGCCAGTCGATGTCCTCGGAGTCGTCGTCGGCGTCGGTCGCGTCCGCGCCGCCGGCTTCCCACTCCTCGCGGCGCTGTTCGAGGGCTTCGAGTTCGGCGCGGGTGTCGGCGATGGCCTCCTCCGCGCCCTCCTTCTTGCCGACCACGCGTTTGGCCTCGCGGTAGAGCCGGTCGGCGTTCTGCTCGACGCCCTCGCGCGGGTCGAGGGTGATCGTCTCGCCGTCGACCTCGACGCTGACGGTTCCCTCGCTGGCTTCGACCCCCGCGACGGCCTCCGCCGCCGGGATCCCCTGTTCTTTGCCCTCCTCGAACCGTTCTTCGATCTCCTCCCACGGGGTGTCGCGCTCGCGGGCCGTGCGAACGGTCGAGAGGATCTCGTCGACGAGGCCGTAGTTCGCATAGAGGGATTCGGCCTTCGCGCGTTCGGCCTCGGCCTGTTCCTCGAAGCCCTGGATCGCACCTTCCTGCTGGTCGATGATGCGTTGCTGGCGCTCGATCTCCTCCTCGAAGTCGGGTTTCTCGCGCCCGCCGCCCTCCTCGTTCTCGGTGGTCTCGAGGTCGACGAAGTAGGCGTCGAGTGCCTCGGTGAACGACTCGAAGCCCTCGCTGTCGAGGTCGGCGTTCTCTTCGAGCGGGAACGGCGTGACGTCCACGGGCTCGTCGTCCTCGCGGTAGATCCGGGGATCGAAGTCACCGTCCGAGAGCCGCTCGGAGAGCCGGGTGAGCGCGTCGAACAGCGCCGAGTACTCTTCTTCGCCCGAATCCTCGATGGCTTGCTCCTTCTCGACGCCGGCACGGGTGCAGAGCTCCTCGGCGTAGAGGCCCCCGAAGTTCAACTGCGTGGCGAGCGTTCGCACGAGGTCGGTGTTCGACTCCTCCATCCGGGCGGCGAAGCCCTCGTAATCGACCGCGAGCGGGTCGAAGCGCGAGGAGGGGAACTCGTACTGCGCGCCGGGAGCCACGGTTCTGGACTGGAGCCGGACGGTGTTGAGACAGTCGACGACCTCGCCCGTCGAATCGAGCACCGCGACGTTGCCCTCGCCGAAGAGTTCGGCCACGATCCGCGTATTCCGGTCCTCGCGCTCGAACTCGAAGGTCAGCACCCTGTCGAAGCCGAACTGCGAGGCCCCGGCGAAGTCGGCCCCCGAGAGCCGGTTTCTGAGCATCTTCGCGAAGTCCGGCGGTCGACCGGGCGCGTCGGGGACGTGGTCGGGCGAGACGACGTGGGCGCGTTTGGTCTCGCCGACCTCGACCATGAGCTCGACGCGGCCACGGTCGAAG is a window of Halococcus hamelinensis 100A6 DNA encoding:
- a CDS encoding SHOCT domain-containing protein, translating into MERKIDPNGGHDGRYGFDGGSSRNDSEGLLTGELGLDADVVAAISYVLWFVSGIAVYVLEDDRTLRFHAAQSIVVFGGLWVLNVFFGVFAIVGIGSVGAALSSLLSLLGVGLWVFLVATAYRGETRRIPVAADLADRLAGEETRRGSRGTTNDDALAALRDRYARGEIGEEEFECRLERLLETEHDDRNRRRESPETERSW
- the rqcH gene encoding ribosome rescue protein RqcH — translated: MDPKRELTSVDLAALVTELGRYAGAKLDKAYLYGDDLLRLKLRDFDRGRVELMVEVGETKRAHVVSPDHVPDAPGRPPDFAKMLRNRLSGADFAGASQFGFDRVLTFEFEREDRNTRIVAELFGEGNVAVLDSTGEVVDCLNTVRLQSRTVAPGAQYEFPSSRFDPLAVDYEGFAARMEESNTDLVRTLATQLNFGGLYAEELCTRAGVEKEQAIEDSGEEEYSALFDALTRLSERLSDGDFDPRIYREDDEPVDVTPFPLEENADLDSEGFESFTEALDAYFVDLETTENEEGGGREKPDFEEEIERQQRIIDQQEGAIQGFEEQAEAERAKAESLYANYGLVDEILSTVRTARERDTPWEEIEERFEEGKEQGIPAAEAVAGVEASEGTVSVEVDGETITLDPREGVEQNADRLYREAKRVVGKKEGAEEAIADTRAELEALEQRREEWEAGGADATDADDDSEDIDWLDRRSIPIRTNEQWYERFRWFHTSDGFLVLGGRNADQNEDLVKKYLDRGDRFLHTQARGGPVTVLKATGPSEPTREIDLPQGTLDEAAKFAVSYSSVWKDGRFAGDVYMADPDQVSKTPESGEYLEKGAFTVRGDRTYFRDTAVGAAVGITCEPETRVVGGPPSAIEPRTETSVTLEPGQYAQNDAAKRLYRTFRERFRDTSFVRKVASPDLIAEFLPPGGSRVVED